The [Pantoea] beijingensis genomic sequence GAATCCGGAATGGTATAACTCTCGCAGCTGGAATATCCTGGTTTCTTCGCTAGCCGTGCTGGCCGTTTGTTGGCTAACAACTCTGATTTTTGCCTTTGTCTTCTTCTTTATCGGCAATGGTAAACTATGAAAGTCTCGTAATGAAAATTGATAATAATTGAGAGTCAATTGAATGACTTTATCCTGCCGTTGCTATTCAATGCATCGGCTGACCCAGGAAGGGCAGTTTAATTTTAAAACTTAAACAGGATTAGAGGATAATATGAAAAATTACTTATTGGGGTGTTATATTTCGGCGCAGTTGAACATGGAAGAGCGTATTAAAGAGTTCGCGAAGAACCAGCGTGGTGTAACGGCGATTGAGTATGCGCTGATCGCGGTAGCGATGGCGACGCTGTTAGCCTCTGTACTGGGAGACAAAGACAAGGGATTCCTTGGTGCGCTGAACCATACGTTTGAGGCAATTGCTGCGGCTATTAGCAGCGTAACGATTGCGAAGTAATCGTGTTCTGGCAGAGGTGAGTACCTCTGCCTAACCTCAAAATATTAATAACGGCATCGCAAAATTTGGCATTGCAACTGATGGTAAGGTACTAACATCGACATGCTTACCCAGGCTGGTAGATCGTTCTGATGTGATAATAAAACCAGTACAGATGCAGCGGTGAGTATAACGG encodes the following:
- a CDS encoding Flp family type IVb pilin, yielding MKNYLLGCYISAQLNMEERIKEFAKNQRGVTAIEYALIAVAMATLLASVLGDKDKGFLGALNHTFEAIAAAISSVTIAK